The nucleotide sequence CGTGTAGAACGAGTTGCGGCCGGGGAACATCTGGTTGAACTGGGCCTCGCTGACGATGAAGTCGTCCGCCTGGGCGGCCTGCACGGTGGTGGCGGGGCCGAAGGTCAGTACCGCGAGTGTGGCGGCCGAGGCCGTCGCTGTCAGCAGCCCGATGACGCGGTTGCGCATGTGACTCACTCCCTCTCTCAGCCGCCGACGTTGACGTCGATGCAGGCGTAGAACGCGTTCGCCGTGTCCGCGATGTTCCACACCGCGAGGACCTTCTGCTTCCCGGTCAGCGAACCGAAGTTCACCCGGTGGGTGACGGTGGCACCCGGCTGGGCCCCGTTGTCGTCGAACTCCGCGATCTCCTGGCCGCCGACGAAGTACTGCCAGGTGCTCGTGGAGTGCTGCGCCGTCAGGGTCCACTTGAACTCGGTGGTCTGCTGGACGGGGGTGACCGTCCACCCCTTGGCGTCGTCGTCGAGATCGGCGAACCGTTCGTTGCCCCCGCTGCAGCTGGTCAGCCCCTTGGGGCCTTCCACGCTCTGCGGTTCGTAGGTGATGTCACCGCAGCTGACGGTGCCGGCGGCGCACTGGGCCTGCCGGCTGGGGGGCGAGGAGATGTAACCGTGGGCACTCGCGGAACTCGCCGGCAGACTCAGGGCGAGTACCGGGGCCAGAACCGCGCCGACGGCAGCGGCGATCTTCCTTTTCCGGTGCATGCGTACTCCTTCACATCAGGTCTTCCCGCGTGGTCTCGGGTCCGTGGGGGAACCCGGGTCCTGCGGGCCGGCCTCTCAGGTGTGGGGCCAAGAGGCGCGAAGGGGCAGTGCAGGAGACCGCGTCGGCGACGGCCGGAGGCCGGTGCTTCAGCAAACATCTCCCTCACTTGGCCTAGACCATACAGGTCGTCGTGTTCGCGTCAAGGGCTCGCGCGGAGGGCTCGGGTGAGGGCCCGTCAGCTGCCGGCGGCGGCCTGTCCGTGCCGGTACGGGTGGCGTGCGCCGGAGGCTCGTACTGTGGTGGGCATGATCGATCGCAATGCCCGGCGTCCGCGCCTCGGCTATCCGGTGGCGGCGGCTATCTTCGCCATCGGCATGCTCGGCACGACGCTGCCCACTCCGCTGTACGGCCTCTACCGACAGGAACTCGGCTTCTCCGAGCTGATCGTGACGGTCGTCTTCGCCGTGTACGCGGTCGGCGTCATCGCCGTACTGCTGCTCGCCGGCAACTACTCGGACGTGGTGGGCCGCCGGCCCGTCCTGCTGGTGGCGCTCGGCCTGTCGGCGGCGAGCGCGCTGTGCTTCCTCTTCGAGGGCGGTCTCGCGGTGCTGTTCGTCGGGCGGCTGCTGTCGGGGTTCGCCGCCGGGCTGTTCAGCGGAGCGGCGACGGCCACCGTGCTCGACCTGGCCCGGCCGGACCAGAAGGTACGGGCCGGACTGGCCGCGACGGCCGCCAACATGGGCGGTCTCGGCTGCGGGCCGCTGCTCGCCGGACTGCTCGCCCAGTACGCGCCGTCGCCGCTCAGCCTGCCGTTCGTCGTGGACCTCGGCCTGGTCGCCGTCGCCGCCGTACTGACCTGGCTGCTGCCCGAGCCCGTCGAGCACCCGCGCTGGCCGGCGCCGCTCAGTCCGCAGGGGGTGCGGGTACCGCCCGAGGTGCGCGGG is from Streptomyces sp. NBC_00370 and encodes:
- a CDS encoding lytic polysaccharide monooxygenase auxiliary activity family 9 protein, producing MHRKRKIAAAVGAVLAPVLALSLPASSASAHGYISSPPSRQAQCAAGTVSCGDITYEPQSVEGPKGLTSCSGGNERFADLDDDAKGWTVTPVQQTTEFKWTLTAQHSTSTWQYFVGGQEIAEFDDNGAQPGATVTHRVNFGSLTGKQKVLAVWNIADTANAFYACIDVNVGG
- a CDS encoding MFS transporter, with translation MIDRNARRPRLGYPVAAAIFAIGMLGTTLPTPLYGLYRQELGFSELIVTVVFAVYAVGVIAVLLLAGNYSDVVGRRPVLLVALGLSAASALCFLFEGGLAVLFVGRLLSGFAAGLFSGAATATVLDLARPDQKVRAGLAATAANMGGLGCGPLLAGLLAQYAPSPLSLPFVVDLGLVAVAAVLTWLLPEPVEHPRWPAPLSPQGVRVPPEVRGVFAPSALAVFAGFALLGLFTAVAPSFVAETLDVHNLAVSGAIVFSVFLASTVGQSLMGRVGVRRALPGGSFVLVVGLALVGASLAAESLPLLVVGAILAGLGQGLAFRAGITAVGGAAPPAHRAGTISAFFVVAYVGISLPVVGVGALTVALGLRTAGLTFTGCVLVLALCAGVYLSRRPVPES